In Scylla paramamosain isolate STU-SP2022 chromosome 8, ASM3559412v1, whole genome shotgun sequence, the sequence ctctctctctctctctctctctctctctctctctctctctctctctctcctagcggTAGGCGGTCAATATACTTCTTTAAACAGTGATTTTCCATAAGGCTCTGCTCCATTACTCagtctctttctattattcattcatGGTGTTATCAGCAGACCTCTTGCTCTGTCTAGTCTTATGCTGAAGACTCTACACTGTGTTTTTAATATAATTAGCAAAACGACTAATTCAACCGAAATGTGGCAATGCGCGCAAAGAAATAACAGAACGCCTATCTTCAAACCATTTTATAGTTTATGACTAAGGCAGGGCAAACTTTGTGCCCTTCAATGCTTCAAAACAATTCTTCACGTAGCTAACTGATATTTTCTCCTAGACACGTAacaatccccctcctcctcctccccactgaAATTATAGTTGTGTTACCCTTTTGTAAATGTAAAATGTAAATATCACATGTAATTTCTTGCTAAAAACAGCTTTCATGAAATTGGGTGTTTTGTCTGCGCTACTTTGTACATATGCATATTTCGTTCTTATACAGAGGGAGTACAAAATTTTGAATCATGAAATGCAGAAGTAAAACAAATTATATAGAAAGTTTACATAACTCAGTAAAGtctagttttatttctttctaaactttctttaaaagtgaaatatttctaaagcttaatattattgtcttcccactgctcttctgaacacaaaacaaacttACAGTGTGCCTCCTTTAAGCAAGGAACATATATCTATTATCAGGTAAAATTTTTGAGAttgaatttttctttcatttttttttttttctttttaattctgaCAATCTGATCTCGCCTCACAGTTCACACTCATGAACAAGATGTCACCATTGCCATGTTCAATGTCGCTTTCACTCGATGACAACTTTCGTTAATCGCCAGATGTTGCAAGAATTCACTATAAAAAAGTAATATCAATTAGTGATACCAAACGATGAGACAGAGTTCAATCTCTTGTtgaattatttgtttatttattcatttatttacttttcgaACACTCGTTGGAATTTTCTTGTCTTGCATCTGGAAGGGCAGGGCAAAGGATGGATGTTTCTTCCTTTAATCTTAAGGACACATTCAGGAgccaaagggaagaaaaactcACATAACAGCAGGCACAGTCAGATCCAATTGTGTTTATTGGCGGCACATGACAAAACTAGGGAGATGGGCAACCAGGATTTCTTGTACtacatcaatatatatatatatatatatatatatatatatatatatatatatatatatatatatatatatatatatatatatatatatatatatatatatatatatatatatatatatatatatatatatatatatatatatatatacacatatatatatatatatatatatatatatatatatatatatatatatatatatatatatatatatatatatatatatatatatatatatatatatatatatatatatatatatatacctacctTGAACTTCATATTGACAATAAATAATGTTATAAATAATATCAAAGATAAATATTCATGTAAGAATACTATTCGGCATAAATGCGTgtgggaaatgtgtgtgtgtgtgtgtgtgtgtgtgtgttaattagcaTTCATGGAGGTCGTAGGGAAGCGACAGCGGCGTCGACGGCGCTGATGAAGAGATGTATCTTTCTgttaatgtatgtgtgtatgtatatcagCATGACTGCCTACCTTATTAGTCTTGGAATACATGGGCAATGAGTGTTACCTATAGTGAAGTGAAGCAGAATCTAACAGTTCCGTTAATGTCCTTGCTTCACAGCGAGTCATATTGTGTCATATTTACGGTCACCCGCAGGCTCCATCTGGTGCTGGCTAACAATCCTCCACTAACACCAAAGCTGTAGTAATTTTCCTACTCCGTGGATGCCCTGACACACTAGGAGCAGTGAAACCCAGTTGCGTTTCATTTATACGCTCGAAACACcgaaacaatatcttttgatgctTCAGTATTCATGTCTTTCGGAATCACGCATGTTATATTTGTATGGCGAGAAAAGCAATGGAAATCCTCGTGTCAGATTCCATCCCTGTACTACAATTTACTCAATAATTTAAAACAGACACCTTAGAATCAGCGAAGAAGTAAAGTAATTTAGAAATTTCTTCCATGGCGCCCCATCAACTACGGTCATATAGCGCTGGATtgtaaaatgcataaaaatacaaaaaaagaaagaatcaaaattaaagtaaaaaaaaaaatagttcaaatttaaaagcaaaaaaaaaaaaagaagaagaagaagaaggtaaaaactaaaaactataaattaagCGGGCTGAGATTTGAATAATCAGCGAAGAAGCGAATGTCTGCTGGGTGAAGGTGAGCAGGAGGATCTAGTCGCACGTGCAGTGTGATGGCGGGCAGTAGGGCGGGGTGTGGTTGCAGTTATTGACACACCACTCGTCCATCCCCGGAACTGTCTGCCAAACGCCCACCGGTCTGCACACCCCTGAGCCACCCTgggttgtcgtggtggtggtggtggtagtggtggtggctttggtggtggtggttgtgcccCCATTATTCGTTGTGAAGGTGGAGGGCGATGTGCCTGGCTGTGCCGTGGGTGGCGCCGAGGTGATACTGACACTCTCCCTGGAATAAGGCAAGGAGATTGTATTCACTGTTTTTGATAGAAAGCGGGAGATATAGTATTAGATAATTCTGTTCACGCTGGCCACTCCCGTCCCAGAGTCGTATATCTGAGACTTCATCAAGGTACTCTTAAAATCTTTGCTTTTGTAAATTTTGATTGTGACTTGATTATTCTGTAACAAGTAGAAGACTGAACTGTGACATGTTATTTCCTGAACAGGCAGATATACAGTCGCATGACATTGGACTCAAAACATGACAAACTGGTAGTGTGTATCCTTTCTGATTAAAGATCCGTAGTGCCTTTAGAAATACCGTGAGAGCGAATCACATTTATCGGAGATAGAGGCGAATTAGGTAAGGGACGTATAAGGTAGTGAGGTTGCGTTGAGCGAGATACGAGTACTGACCCTGTTCTCGTGATAGCAACGTCGGCGCATGCGCGGAACTCTTCCTGAGGGCCGCATCCCACTGCCCCCGTGCCATCCTCGCAGACTCCCCAGTTGTTACCCGACACGTAACGCCACTGAAAACACGCGTACATTAGCACACAcaacaatagcagtagcagcatcagtaccagtggtaagtagtagtagtagtagtaataagagaaggaggatgaggattaattgtaatggtagtagcagtaatctATTGACaaaattataaatgaaaattcctgaaaagtataaaataaggaaataaaggttTGTCaaaatgtaacacacacacacacacacacacacacttgtggtAATATTTGGTATGAAATGATTGTTGGGATGTATTGTATGTTGGGGCGGcagttgtgtgttgtggtgattgtgtgtTGCAGTGTCGTAGTGGTGTGAGAGGTGATGCTGTTTAGCTCTGTGTGATAGTGTCCTGTACTGTAGTTATGGTTATGTTACAGAGGATCATGACGGCGGAAATACTAACTGTAATGGTTATGGGGGTGTTGatgctaatgttttttttttttttatgtaagttaGGTGGTAGTGCTGGTTTAGGACATggccagtggtggtggaggtcgaggttgtattaatagtggtggtagtggcgatgGCGGTAGGGCTCGTGTTAATGTGGATGGGGTTGATAGTGGTggcagtataaaaaaaatagtaatgatggtggtggtggtggtggcagtcaCTATTACTTACCTGCAGGACACACTGGGTGCAGGAGACGTCTGCTGGAAGCCTCAGGTCAATCGTGTGTTCTCCCAGGTTGGTGTCAATGTAGTGCTGGAAGACCGAGCCATCAGCCGAATAGAGAGGATGCCTgccggtacacacacacacattattagcAGGTCTTTTATCTGATGATTTTCATCAGGT encodes:
- the LOC135102991 gene encoding uncharacterized protein LOC135102991 isoform X3 is translated as MGVRPYLWVVMVIVVTWAGSCRGHARLIEPPSRASAWRYGFDTPADYNDNEGFCGGFNYQYQMQGGKCGICGDAWDEDPRPHEAGGLYATGTIVRTYTQGQVIPVVVDVTANHRGYFEFRICPNNNPSVEASQTCLNEHPLYSADGSVFQHYIDTNLGEHTIDLRLPADVSCTQCVLQWRYVSGNNWGVCEDGTGAVGCGPQEEFRACADVAITRTGESVSITSAPPTAQPGTSPSTFTTNNGGTTTTTKATTTTTTTTTTTQGGSGVCRPVGVWQTVPGMDEWCVNNCNHTPPYCPPSHCTCD
- the LOC135102991 gene encoding uncharacterized protein LOC135102991 isoform X2; the encoded protein is MMGVRPYLWVVMVIVVTWAGSCRGHARLIEPPSRASAWRYGFDTPADYNDNEGFCGGFNYQYQMQGGKCGICGDAWDEDPRPHEAGGLYATGTIVRTYTQGQVIPVVVDVTANHRGYFEFRICPNNNPSVEASQTCLNEHPLYSADGSVFQHYIDTNLGEHTIDLRLPADVSCTQCVLQWRYVSGNNWGVCEDGTGAVGCGPQEEFRACADVAITRTGESVSITSAPPTAQPGTSPSTFTTNNGGTTTTTKATTTTTTTTTTTQGGSGVCRPVGVWQTVPGMDEWCVNNCNHTPPYCPPSHCTCD
- the LOC135102991 gene encoding uncharacterized protein LOC135102991 isoform X1, producing the protein MTLSIASRQQMGVRPYLWVVMVIVVTWAGSCRGHARLIEPPSRASAWRYGFDTPADYNDNEGFCGGFNYQYQMQGGKCGICGDAWDEDPRPHEAGGLYATGTIVRTYTQGQVIPVVVDVTANHRGYFEFRICPNNNPSVEASQTCLNEHPLYSADGSVFQHYIDTNLGEHTIDLRLPADVSCTQCVLQWRYVSGNNWGVCEDGTGAVGCGPQEEFRACADVAITRTGESVSITSAPPTAQPGTSPSTFTTNNGGTTTTTKATTTTTTTTTTTQGGSGVCRPVGVWQTVPGMDEWCVNNCNHTPPYCPPSHCTCD